A stretch of the Filimonas lacunae genome encodes the following:
- the htpG gene encoding molecular chaperone HtpG, protein MQKGQIRVQTENIFPIIKKFLYSDHEIFLRELVSNAIDATQKLKTLSSIGEAKGELNDLRIDVVLDVNAKTLSIIDKGIGMTAEEVDKYLNQLAFSGAEEFLNKYKDANIIGHFGLGFYSAFMVSSKVEVFTKSFREGAKGVYWSCDGSPEFELYEIDKEDRGTKIVLHINEESEEFVDAYRIRGILTKFCKFLPVPIYFSEENGREEEKDKELEEQPINNPNPIWVKKPSELTKEDYENFYRELYPAGETPLFWIHLNVDYPFNLTGILYFPKIKQSYEIQKDKIQLYSNQVFVTDEVKDIVPEFLMLLHGIIDSPDIPLNVSRSYLQGDPNVRKINAHITKKVADKLDEIFRNDRPSFEAKWESLGLFVKYGMMTDDKFQEKANKFVLLQDVADSKFYTLDEFKAATDATQKNKDGKTVIIYTTDPVQQDAYIKAAQAKDYKVVKLETLIDSAFINNMEMKWDSVHFVRVDSDIADNLVDVQEHTNSILSTEEEEKLKGLFGFQVPDLTVKVEVKGLSAEAAPVIATRPEFVRRMKDMAGMGGGMSAFYANMPDEVTLTVNGNHKVYQTLLKENDTQKQENQVRNLADLALLSQGLLKGANLTEFINRSVALLS, encoded by the coding sequence ATGCAAAAAGGACAAATTCGTGTTCAGACGGAGAACATTTTCCCGATCATTAAAAAGTTCCTTTACAGCGACCATGAAATATTCCTGCGTGAATTGGTAAGTAATGCCATTGATGCCACGCAGAAATTGAAAACACTTTCTTCTATTGGAGAAGCAAAGGGCGAATTAAACGATTTGCGTATTGATGTGGTGCTGGATGTGAACGCCAAAACGCTGAGTATTATTGACAAGGGGATAGGCATGACCGCTGAAGAGGTAGATAAATACCTGAATCAGCTGGCTTTTTCCGGAGCAGAAGAGTTTTTGAATAAATATAAGGATGCTAATATAATAGGTCATTTCGGTTTGGGTTTTTACAGCGCCTTTATGGTGAGCAGCAAAGTGGAAGTGTTTACCAAAAGTTTCCGCGAAGGGGCTAAAGGTGTATACTGGAGCTGTGATGGTAGCCCCGAGTTTGAACTGTATGAAATAGATAAGGAAGACCGTGGTACTAAAATAGTATTGCACATTAATGAAGAGAGTGAGGAGTTTGTAGATGCTTACCGCATCAGGGGCATTCTTACCAAATTTTGTAAATTCCTGCCTGTACCTATTTACTTCTCGGAAGAAAACGGAAGAGAAGAAGAAAAAGATAAAGAGCTGGAAGAGCAACCTATTAACAATCCCAACCCTATCTGGGTTAAAAAGCCTTCTGAATTAACGAAGGAGGATTATGAAAATTTCTATAGAGAGCTGTATCCAGCGGGAGAAACCCCACTGTTCTGGATTCATCTTAATGTAGACTATCCTTTTAATCTTACCGGTATCCTCTATTTCCCTAAGATTAAGCAAAGCTACGAAATACAAAAAGACAAGATTCAGTTATACAGCAACCAGGTGTTTGTAACAGATGAGGTAAAAGATATTGTGCCTGAGTTTCTGATGCTGTTACATGGTATTATAGATAGTCCGGATATTCCGTTAAACGTTAGCCGTAGTTATTTACAGGGTGACCCCAACGTACGTAAGATCAATGCCCACATTACTAAAAAAGTGGCTGATAAACTGGACGAGATTTTCCGCAACGACCGTCCTTCTTTTGAAGCGAAGTGGGAAAGTCTGGGGCTGTTTGTGAAGTATGGCATGATGACAGATGATAAATTCCAGGAAAAGGCCAACAAGTTTGTGTTACTGCAGGACGTGGCAGACAGCAAATTTTACACACTGGATGAATTTAAAGCTGCTACAGATGCTACCCAGAAAAATAAAGATGGTAAAACGGTGATTATTTATACCACCGATCCGGTACAGCAGGATGCATATATTAAGGCAGCCCAGGCTAAAGACTACAAAGTAGTGAAGCTGGAAACCCTGATTGACTCTGCGTTTATCAACAACATGGAAATGAAATGGGACAGCGTTCATTTTGTACGTGTTGATTCTGATATTGCTGATAACCTGGTAGATGTGCAAGAGCATACCAACAGCATTTTAAGCACAGAGGAAGAAGAAAAACTGAAAGGTTTGTTTGGCTTCCAGGTACCTGATCTTACCGTGAAAGTGGAAGTGAAAGGTTTAAGTGCAGAAGCGGCTCCGGTAATCGCTACCCGTCCTGAATTTGTGCGTCGTATGAAAGATATGGCCGGCATGGGTGGCGGTATGAGTGCGTTTTATGCAAACATGCCGGATGAAGTAACCTTAACCGTTAACGGTAATCACAAAGTATATCAGACTTTATTAAAAGAAAATGATACACAGAAGCAGGAAAACCAGGTGCGTAACCTGGCGGATCTGGCCCTGTTGTCACAAGGTTTATTAAAGGGTGCCAACCTCACAGAGTTTATCAATAGAAGTGTGGCTTTACTGAGCTAA
- a CDS encoding response regulator — protein MPNRLIIADDHQILIDGLTVALNSTGLWELLPPVNNGKQLLDRLSDVDVDLVLLDLNMPEMDGIKALEAIKQIYPHVKVLILTNYGQITVQQEVRRMGAEGYLLKNSPIAVLQEAIREILAGETYFLAIDEPVKVGNALFLDDFMKKFQLTRREVEIIKMIGLELTSREISDRLFISELTVSTHRKNILRKLSVKNIAGVINFAREHSLI, from the coding sequence ATGCCAAATCGCCTGATAATTGCAGATGATCATCAGATTTTGATCGATGGATTAACTGTGGCTTTAAATAGTACCGGTTTATGGGAATTATTACCCCCGGTAAACAATGGCAAGCAATTGCTGGATAGACTGTCGGATGTTGACGTTGACCTGGTGCTGTTGGATTTAAATATGCCTGAAATGGATGGCATAAAAGCGCTGGAAGCTATCAAGCAAATTTATCCGCATGTAAAAGTGCTTATCCTTACCAATTATGGTCAAATCACTGTGCAACAGGAAGTGCGCAGGATGGGAGCAGAAGGTTATCTGCTGAAGAATTCCCCTATTGCCGTTTTACAGGAAGCTATCCGGGAAATTCTGGCGGGTGAAACTTATTTCCTTGCTATTGACGAGCCTGTGAAAGTAGGGAACGCCTTGTTCCTGGATGATTTTATGAAAAAGTTTCAGCTCACCCGCCGGGAGGTGGAAATTATTAAAATGATCGGGTTGGAATTAACCAGCCGGGAAATCAGCGACCGGTTGTTTATCAGTGAATTAACGGTTTCTACCCACCGCAAGAACATTTTGCGTAAGCTAAGCGTGAAAAATATAGCCGGCGTTATCAATTTTGCCCGTGAACACAGCCTTATTTAA
- the yidC gene encoding membrane protein insertase YidC has translation MKTDKNTIIGFVLLGALFFVFFWFTNRQQKVAMAEQQRIKDSIELVEKSKIIPVDPAVAKADSLRVDSLNKLNISGDFAGAANGTEQLTVVENEVMKVTFTNKGGQVKQVQLKNYTSYDKKPVVLGGATGDELTYTINTAQNHVSDVAKLYFSTAPVVKNADGSQTVNFTLANASGQSVIHSFIIRSNDYMIDWNVNMRGADKLLTSNTMNIQWYMSPQRHEGSLDYERQLSNVCFNEEDGFDYISSKTERTFDKKVKWLGAVQQFFNTTLIAKNGFNSGSVKWGRKTDSSSTLSNVVSTFQYKAPASAELSAPFQLYFGPNDYQMLKKAAPEMDKIVNLGRDVYSFVRPINKFIIMPVFNFFASLMSNFGWVILLLTLFIRLVTSPLTYTSYLSGAKMKVLRPELDELKKKLGGDQQAFAMEQMKLFREAGVNPLGGCIPALLQIPIFFALYSFFNSNIALRGQSFLWSNDLSAYDSIVHFSFNVWGLGNHLSLFTITAVLTSFLISIYNMSMTPTQDNPAMKYMPYIFPFVLFFVFNKLPSALTWYYTVSNLITLGLQFVIQHYIIDHNKILAKMDENRKKPKAKSKWQEKYSDMMDQQKKLQDMKNKTKK, from the coding sequence ATGAAGACCGATAAGAATACTATTATTGGATTTGTGTTATTAGGTGCACTGTTTTTTGTGTTTTTCTGGTTCACAAACAGGCAACAGAAAGTTGCTATGGCAGAACAGCAAAGGATTAAAGATTCTATTGAACTGGTAGAAAAATCTAAAATCATTCCTGTTGACCCAGCTGTAGCCAAAGCAGATTCCTTGCGTGTAGATTCGCTGAACAAGCTGAATATTTCAGGAGACTTTGCCGGAGCTGCCAACGGTACAGAACAACTGACAGTTGTAGAGAACGAAGTAATGAAAGTTACTTTTACCAATAAAGGTGGACAGGTGAAACAGGTACAATTGAAAAATTATACCTCTTACGATAAAAAGCCCGTGGTGTTAGGTGGTGCAACCGGCGATGAGCTGACTTATACCATCAATACTGCGCAAAACCATGTATCTGACGTTGCCAAGCTGTATTTTTCTACAGCGCCGGTAGTAAAAAATGCAGATGGTAGCCAAACCGTTAATTTCACACTAGCCAACGCAAGCGGCCAAAGTGTAATACACAGCTTTATTATCCGTTCTAACGATTATATGATCGACTGGAACGTTAATATGAGAGGTGCTGACAAACTGCTTACCAGCAATACCATGAACATTCAATGGTACATGTCGCCACAACGTCATGAAGGTTCTCTGGATTATGAAAGGCAATTAAGCAACGTATGTTTTAATGAAGAAGATGGTTTTGATTATATCTCTTCTAAAACAGAGCGCACTTTTGATAAAAAGGTAAAATGGCTGGGTGCTGTGCAGCAGTTTTTTAACACTACCCTGATTGCTAAAAACGGCTTTAATTCCGGCTCTGTAAAATGGGGTCGTAAAACCGATTCCAGCAGCACTTTAAGCAATGTGGTGTCTACTTTCCAGTATAAAGCCCCTGCTTCAGCTGAATTGAGCGCTCCTTTCCAGTTATATTTTGGTCCTAACGATTACCAGATGCTGAAGAAAGCAGCCCCTGAAATGGATAAAATAGTAAACCTGGGTCGTGATGTGTACTCGTTTGTACGTCCTATCAACAAGTTTATCATCATGCCGGTGTTTAACTTTTTCGCCAGCCTGATGAGCAATTTTGGTTGGGTAATTTTATTACTGACGTTGTTTATCCGTCTGGTAACTTCTCCTTTAACCTACACCAGCTATTTAAGCGGTGCTAAAATGAAGGTGTTACGTCCGGAGCTGGATGAGCTGAAAAAGAAACTGGGTGGCGATCAGCAGGCTTTTGCAATGGAGCAGATGAAACTTTTTAGAGAAGCAGGCGTAAACCCATTGGGTGGTTGTATCCCGGCTTTACTGCAAATTCCTATCTTCTTCGCGCTGTATAGCTTCTTTAACTCCAACATTGCACTGCGTGGCCAGTCGTTCCTGTGGAGTAACGATTTATCGGCTTACGATTCTATTGTTCATTTTTCCTTTAATGTATGGGGATTAGGTAATCACCTGAGCTTATTTACTATCACTGCGGTATTAACCAGCTTCCTGATCTCTATCTATAACATGAGCATGACTCCTACGCAGGATAACCCTGCTATGAAGTACATGCCCTACATTTTCCCATTCGTACTGTTCTTTGTATTTAACAAACTGCCTTCGGCCTTAACCTGGTATTATACTGTGTCTAACCTGATTACCTTAGGCTTACAGTTTGTTATCCAGCATTACATTATAGACCACAATAAAATTCTGGCTAAAATGGATGAGAACAGGAAAAAGCCAAAAGCGAAAAGCAAATGGCAGGAGAAGTACTCTGATATGATGGATCAGCAGAAAAAGCTGCAGGACATGAAAAATAAAACTAAAAAATAG
- a CDS encoding S9 family peptidase, producing MIKLFLKWAVCCCLLITANVYAQPHWTAAGNSYYEVEAGNVVLYTLPSFTKQVVVDNSKLIPAGKSVALDVQDFTFSADGKKMLIYTNSKKVWRRNTRGDYWVLDIASGELHQLGKDKASSSLMFAKFSPDGLQVAYVSLHNLYTEEVKSGTIKALTTDGTDRMINGTFDWVYEEEFDCRDGFRWSPDSKHIAYWQIDARQIRNYLMLNTTDSIYSFNVPVEYPKVGEAPSPCKVGVVDVATAATQWMQVPGDNRQHYIPRMEWAYNSTELILQQLNRKQNESKIFICNSATGDARGIYQETDNAWIDIKARWSEEPTGWEWLHDGKDFLWVSEKDGYRHIYLVSRDGKKEKLVTTGKYDILSIDAIDEKSGNVYYMASPDNATQQYLYRVNINNGKSALLSPAGLKGTHQYAISPNGTYAQHSFSNANTLPMSEWVSLPAHTALPGTEKHANRRPGANTYPVEFFQVTTEEGITMDGWMIKPAHFDSTKKYPVLFYVYTEPATQTVRDSYGSAGTRLYNGDMAADGYIQISLDGRGTPAPKGAAWRKAIYRNIGRVNIRDQAQAAQKILQWNFVDTSRIAVWGWSGGGSTTLNLLFQYPNIYKTGISIAPVANQLTYDNIYQERYMGIPQENKADFVQGSPVTYAKNLQGKLLLIHGTGDDNVHYQNTEMLINELIKYNKVFQLMSYPNRTHAIYEGEGTTQHLKSTFTEFLKRNCPGGGR from the coding sequence ATGATAAAGCTTTTTTTGAAATGGGCAGTATGTTGCTGTTTGCTGATAACAGCAAACGTGTATGCGCAACCGCATTGGACTGCTGCCGGCAATAGTTATTACGAGGTAGAAGCGGGAAATGTAGTGTTATACACCCTACCTTCTTTTACTAAACAGGTAGTTGTTGACAATTCAAAACTGATACCAGCCGGCAAATCTGTAGCGCTGGATGTGCAGGATTTTACTTTTTCGGCAGATGGTAAAAAAATGCTGATTTATACCAATAGCAAAAAAGTGTGGCGCCGAAATACCCGTGGCGATTACTGGGTGCTGGATATTGCTTCCGGTGAGTTACACCAGTTGGGTAAGGATAAGGCGTCTTCTTCATTGATGTTTGCGAAGTTTTCGCCGGATGGCTTACAGGTGGCATATGTGAGTTTGCATAACCTGTATACAGAAGAGGTGAAATCCGGAACGATAAAAGCATTGACTACAGATGGTACCGACCGTATGATCAATGGTACCTTTGATTGGGTATATGAAGAAGAGTTTGATTGTCGGGATGGCTTTCGATGGAGCCCTGATAGCAAGCATATAGCCTATTGGCAAATAGATGCCCGCCAGATAAGAAATTACCTGATGCTGAATACTACCGATTCTATTTATTCTTTTAACGTGCCTGTAGAATATCCTAAGGTTGGCGAGGCGCCTTCTCCCTGTAAGGTGGGTGTGGTGGATGTAGCTACTGCTGCTACACAATGGATGCAGGTGCCTGGCGATAACAGGCAGCATTATATTCCGCGTATGGAGTGGGCGTATAACTCAACAGAGTTGATATTGCAACAGTTAAACCGCAAGCAAAACGAAAGCAAAATATTTATTTGTAACAGTGCTACCGGCGATGCCAGGGGGATTTACCAGGAAACGGATAATGCCTGGATTGATATTAAAGCCCGCTGGAGTGAAGAGCCTACTGGCTGGGAATGGCTACATGATGGGAAAGACTTTTTGTGGGTATCGGAAAAAGATGGTTACAGGCATATTTACCTGGTGAGCCGTGATGGTAAAAAAGAGAAACTGGTTACTACTGGTAAGTATGATATACTGAGCATTGATGCTATTGATGAAAAAAGCGGCAATGTGTATTATATGGCTTCTCCCGACAATGCTACCCAGCAATATTTGTATCGTGTGAATATCAATAATGGCAAATCCGCTTTATTGTCTCCTGCCGGTTTAAAAGGTACACATCAGTACGCTATTTCGCCTAACGGAACGTATGCACAGCATTCTTTTTCCAATGCCAATACTTTGCCTATGAGCGAATGGGTAAGCCTACCTGCTCATACAGCTTTGCCCGGAACGGAAAAGCATGCTAACCGCAGGCCAGGGGCTAACACTTATCCTGTTGAGTTTTTCCAGGTAACCACCGAGGAAGGTATTACTATGGATGGCTGGATGATAAAACCGGCGCATTTTGATTCTACTAAAAAGTATCCGGTGTTGTTTTATGTGTATACCGAGCCGGCTACCCAAACGGTACGTGACAGTTATGGCAGCGCCGGAACCCGCTTGTACAATGGTGATATGGCAGCAGACGGGTATATCCAGATTAGCCTGGATGGCCGTGGCACGCCTGCCCCTAAAGGTGCAGCGTGGAGAAAAGCCATTTACCGCAACATTGGCCGTGTAAACATCCGAGACCAGGCACAGGCCGCGCAGAAAATTTTGCAGTGGAACTTTGTAGATACTTCCCGTATAGCTGTATGGGGGTGGAGTGGTGGCGGTTCTACTACTTTAAACTTATTGTTCCAGTATCCCAATATTTACAAAACAGGTATTTCTATTGCGCCGGTAGCCAACCAGCTTACTTACGATAATATTTACCAGGAGCGTTATATGGGCATTCCACAGGAAAACAAGGCTGATTTTGTGCAGGGTTCACCTGTAACCTATGCTAAAAACCTGCAGGGGAAGCTGTTGCTGATACACGGCACCGGTGATGATAATGTGCACTATCAGAATACTGAAATGCTTATTAATGAGCTGATTAAGTACAATAAAGTATTTCAGCTGATGAGTTACCCGAACAGAACCCATGCTATTTATGAAGGGGAGGGCACCACGCAGCACCTGAAAAGTACATTCACCGAGTTTTTGAAACGCAATTGCCCCGGTGGCGGGCGATAA
- a CDS encoding CTP synthase: protein MAKYIFVTGGVTSSLGKGIIAASLAKLLQARGFSVTIQKLDPYINVDPGTLNPYEHGECYVTEDGAETDLDLGHYERFLNIFTTQSNNVTTGRIYQHVINREREGAFLGKTVQVIPHITDEIKRRMLLLGKDGKYDIVITEIGGTVGDIESLPFIEAVRQLQWELPEEDVAVIHLTLVPYLKAAKELKTKPTQHSVKMLSETGVHPDVIVCRTEEPLGNDIKRKIALFCNVKPEAVIEAMDAPTIYEVPLEMLREKLDLICLKKFNLTNYKEPVLDKWKGFLDKLKYPKSKVTIGLIGKYIELQDAYKSILESFVHAGAMNETKVQIVNVHSEYITQENVAEKLQGLDGLLVAPGFGMRGIDGKIVAIQFARENKLPFFGICLGMQMAVVEYGRNVLGLSKAHSTEMDANTSDPVINMMEEQKQITMMGGTMRLGAYPCDIKENTLAHQIYGNVNISERHRHRYEFNNKYLDAYEGAGMKASGRNPETGLVEIMEVPSHPFFIGVQYHPELKSTVENPAPLFVSFVAAAKQYNEKKSLIKSSVLQGEAL, encoded by the coding sequence ATGGCAAAGTACATTTTTGTGACTGGTGGTGTAACCAGCAGTCTGGGTAAGGGTATTATTGCGGCCTCACTGGCCAAATTGTTGCAGGCGCGTGGTTTCAGTGTAACCATTCAAAAACTTGACCCCTATATTAACGTTGATCCCGGCACTTTAAACCCCTACGAGCACGGGGAGTGTTACGTTACAGAAGACGGGGCTGAAACGGATCTGGATTTGGGACACTACGAGCGTTTCCTGAACATTTTTACTACCCAAAGCAACAACGTTACTACCGGCCGTATTTATCAGCATGTTATTAACAGAGAGCGTGAAGGTGCTTTTCTGGGAAAAACTGTGCAGGTGATCCCGCATATTACCGACGAAATCAAACGCAGAATGCTGCTGTTGGGTAAAGATGGTAAGTATGATATTGTTATTACGGAAATAGGAGGTACTGTAGGTGACATTGAAAGCCTGCCTTTTATTGAGGCGGTGCGTCAGTTACAGTGGGAATTGCCGGAAGAAGATGTGGCGGTGATTCACTTAACACTGGTGCCTTATTTAAAAGCAGCTAAAGAATTAAAAACCAAGCCTACACAGCACAGTGTTAAAATGCTGAGTGAAACAGGTGTGCATCCCGATGTTATTGTTTGCCGTACAGAAGAACCACTGGGCAATGATATCAAACGTAAAATTGCCCTGTTCTGTAATGTAAAACCAGAAGCGGTAATTGAAGCAATGGATGCGCCTACTATTTACGAGGTGCCATTGGAAATGTTGCGTGAAAAGCTGGATCTGATCTGCTTAAAAAAATTCAACCTCACCAATTACAAAGAGCCGGTATTAGATAAGTGGAAAGGCTTTTTAGATAAACTGAAATATCCTAAATCCAAAGTAACGATTGGATTGATTGGTAAATATATTGAGCTACAGGATGCTTATAAATCCATCCTGGAAAGCTTTGTACATGCAGGAGCGATGAACGAAACCAAGGTGCAGATTGTAAATGTGCACAGTGAATATATTACCCAGGAAAATGTAGCTGAAAAGCTGCAGGGGCTGGATGGTTTGCTGGTGGCGCCAGGTTTTGGTATGCGTGGTATTGATGGTAAAATTGTGGCTATTCAATTTGCGCGTGAAAACAAACTGCCTTTCTTTGGTATTTGTTTAGGTATGCAGATGGCTGTAGTTGAATATGGCCGTAACGTACTGGGATTAAGTAAAGCGCATTCTACAGAGATGGATGCTAATACTTCCGATCCGGTTATCAACATGATGGAAGAGCAAAAGCAGATTACCATGATGGGTGGAACCATGCGTTTAGGTGCTTATCCATGTGATATTAAAGAAAACACACTGGCACATCAGATTTACGGTAACGTTAACATCAGTGAACGCCACCGCCACCGTTACGAGTTTAACAACAAGTACCTGGATGCATACGAAGGTGCTGGCATGAAAGCCAGTGGTCGTAACCCGGAAACAGGCCTCGTAGAAATTATGGAAGTGCCTTCACATCCCTTCTTTATTGGCGTGCAATACCATCCTGAACTGAAAAGTACAGTGGAAAACCCTGCGCCTTTATTTGTAAGTTTTGTGGCAGCAGCCAAGCAATACAACGAAAAGAAAAGTTTAATAAAAAGCTCTGTTTTACAAGGCGAAGCCCTGTAA
- the proC gene encoding pyrroline-5-carboxylate reductase, whose translation MGNKIAIIGGGNLGTAIAEGLISSGFVQPQHIIVTKRNVATLKPLEEKGVLISNDNVEAVKFADWVILAVKPFQVKEILTQLHPHLDAKRHVLISVITGVWVKDMQEVVGDAFTLFRAMPNTAIAIRESITCISRHNASAVQEQYVKDLFDQLGKTVIIEEKLMDAATVLGACGTAYAMRYIRANIQGGIEIGFDAATASLIAAQTVKGAAELLLTRHTHPEQEIDKVTTPKGCTIAGLNEMEHQGFSSSLIKGVVTSYKKIVNDM comes from the coding sequence ATGGGCAATAAAATAGCCATCATTGGCGGCGGAAACCTGGGTACAGCAATTGCTGAAGGATTAATAAGCAGTGGTTTTGTGCAACCACAGCACATTATAGTTACCAAAAGGAATGTGGCCACGTTAAAGCCGCTGGAAGAAAAAGGCGTTTTAATCAGCAATGATAACGTAGAAGCGGTAAAATTTGCCGATTGGGTAATTCTGGCAGTTAAGCCATTCCAGGTAAAAGAAATTCTTACACAGTTGCACCCGCATCTGGATGCGAAGCGTCATGTATTAATCAGTGTTATTACCGGTGTATGGGTAAAAGATATGCAGGAAGTGGTAGGGGATGCGTTTACACTGTTTCGTGCAATGCCTAACACGGCTATCGCTATCCGGGAAAGTATCACCTGCATTTCGCGGCACAATGCATCTGCTGTGCAGGAACAATATGTAAAAGACCTGTTTGACCAGTTAGGGAAAACAGTGATAATAGAAGAAAAGCTGATGGATGCTGCTACGGTGCTGGGCGCTTGTGGCACTGCTTACGCTATGCGTTACATCCGGGCTAACATTCAGGGCGGCATTGAAATTGGTTTTGATGCAGCTACTGCTTCTTTAATTGCTGCACAAACCGTAAAAGGGGCCGCAGAATTATTGCTTACCAGGCACACACATCCAGAGCAGGAAATTGATAAAGTTACCACACCTAAAGGTTGTACTATTGCCGGCTTAAACGAAATGGAGCACCAGGGATTCAGTTCTTCTTTAATCAAAGGGGTTGTTACCAGCTACAAAAAGATTGTGAATGATATGTAA
- the rfaD gene encoding ADP-glyceromanno-heptose 6-epimerase has product MFNESTEVVEGQPVIVVTGAAGFISSCLVQFLNSKGHDNLILVDDFGEEKKRANWEGKSYIRTVERQSFFSWLEEKSPLVQFVFHLGARTDTTEFNYAIHEELNVQYSQDMWKYCTANNVPLVYASSAATYGGGELGYDDSHEIVEKLQPLNPYGVSKNEFDKWALQQTEQPPFWAGLKFFNVYGPNEYHKARMASVIFHSFNQIQQNGVVKLFRSHREGIKDGEQLRDFVYVKDVVKVMYWLMEHTHKAGNGLYNLGTGTARSFIDLVKATYAGLDKQSNIEFIDMPEDIRDKYQYFTEANMKKLHDAGYSEPFYSLEAGVDDYVRNYLKVGKMW; this is encoded by the coding sequence ATGTTTAATGAATCTACTGAAGTGGTTGAAGGCCAGCCTGTAATTGTAGTAACGGGTGCCGCTGGTTTTATTAGCAGCTGCCTGGTGCAGTTTTTAAATAGCAAAGGGCATGATAACCTTATTCTGGTAGATGATTTTGGAGAGGAAAAGAAAAGAGCGAATTGGGAAGGTAAAAGCTATATCCGCACTGTTGAGCGCCAGTCTTTTTTCAGCTGGCTGGAAGAAAAAAGTCCCCTGGTGCAGTTTGTTTTTCACCTGGGTGCACGTACCGATACTACTGAATTTAATTATGCTATTCACGAAGAGCTGAACGTGCAATACTCGCAGGACATGTGGAAATATTGTACTGCTAACAATGTACCGCTGGTATATGCTTCCTCTGCAGCTACTTATGGTGGCGGTGAGTTGGGATATGACGATTCCCACGAAATAGTAGAGAAGCTGCAGCCCTTGAATCCTTACGGCGTAAGTAAAAACGAATTTGATAAATGGGCTTTACAGCAAACTGAACAGCCGCCTTTTTGGGCAGGGCTGAAATTTTTTAACGTATACGGTCCCAACGAATATCACAAGGCCCGCATGGCCAGTGTTATCTTCCACTCTTTTAACCAGATACAGCAAAACGGCGTGGTAAAACTGTTTCGCAGTCATCGCGAAGGCATAAAGGACGGCGAACAGCTGCGCGATTTTGTGTATGTAAAGGATGTGGTAAAAGTGATGTACTGGTTGATGGAACATACCCATAAGGCAGGAAACGGGTTGTACAACCTGGGCACAGGAACTGCCCGCTCGTTCATTGACCTGGTAAAAGCCACCTATGCAGGGTTAGATAAACAATCGAATATTGAGTTTATTGATATGCCGGAAGACATTCGTGATAAGTACCAGTACTTTACTGAGGCAAACATGAAAAAACTGCATGACGCAGGTTATTCCGAGCCTTTTTATTCACTGGAAGCAGGTGTGGATGACTATGTGCGCAACTACCTGAAAGTGGGAAAGATGTGGTAA